One genomic region from Gracilimonas sp. encodes:
- a CDS encoding acyl-CoA dehydrogenase family protein, protein MATDFQKFLKNYKQKLFDIFSQSSEAEENTLVRGIEESTLKEIMDLSPLGAFIPSEYGGYGGHTAEALAMLEASSYESLPLSLMMGINGALFLQPVANYANEEVKKDIFNRVINSNKLGGLMITEPDFGSDALKMQTSYQKIGDDTYKIEGTKHWGGLTGMADYWLITARNMNDKGDLGRDISFFIHDTRNGGIEVEEYYNNLGLYMLPYGKNKIDIKVDESHKLQPKSTGVTMMLDLLHRSRLQFPGMGMGFLRRMMDEAMEHCKERFVGGQSLINYDQVKNRLSEIQAYFTVCSAMCNFTSSNIPLEKNTSRMDLEANAIKALVTDYMQRASQSLLQLKGAMGYRLDSIAGRSVIDSRPFQIFEGSNDILYQQISESVLKMMRKLKNNNLHDFLSEFHLTSRSSEYFKERLNFELDPKMPQRKLVELGRALGRIISMEFTLNLGDQGFNNELIQNAIKTLQDEVNTIMQTYKYGGNADVVEEYKMDSSWFKLSMVNA, encoded by the coding sequence ATGGCTACGGATTTCCAAAAATTCCTGAAAAACTACAAACAAAAGCTATTCGATATTTTTTCACAGAGTAGTGAAGCGGAAGAAAATACACTGGTACGAGGAATTGAAGAATCCACGTTAAAAGAGATTATGGATTTATCTCCTCTGGGTGCTTTTATCCCATCTGAATACGGTGGCTATGGCGGTCACACTGCTGAAGCACTCGCAATGCTGGAAGCCAGCTCTTACGAGTCTTTACCTTTGTCCCTTATGATGGGGATAAATGGAGCATTATTTCTTCAGCCTGTGGCAAACTATGCAAATGAAGAGGTTAAGAAAGATATCTTCAATCGAGTAATAAATTCCAATAAACTGGGTGGCTTGATGATTACCGAGCCTGATTTTGGATCAGATGCATTGAAGATGCAAACTTCCTATCAGAAAATCGGCGATGATACCTATAAAATTGAGGGCACCAAACACTGGGGTGGGCTTACCGGTATGGCAGATTACTGGTTGATCACAGCACGAAATATGAACGACAAAGGCGATTTGGGCCGGGATATATCTTTCTTTATACACGATACCCGAAATGGAGGTATTGAAGTAGAAGAATACTACAACAATCTTGGGCTTTACATGCTGCCTTATGGCAAAAACAAAATTGATATAAAAGTTGATGAATCTCACAAGCTCCAGCCCAAGAGCACAGGGGTTACCATGATGCTGGACCTTCTTCACCGAAGCCGGCTTCAGTTTCCCGGAATGGGGATGGGTTTCCTTCGTCGTATGATGGATGAAGCCATGGAGCACTGCAAAGAGCGGTTTGTAGGTGGACAAAGCCTGATCAATTATGATCAGGTTAAAAACCGGCTTTCTGAAATTCAGGCTTATTTTACAGTCTGTTCGGCTATGTGCAACTTTACCAGTTCTAACATCCCGCTAGAAAAAAATACATCCAGAATGGATCTGGAGGCCAACGCTATTAAGGCACTTGTCACGGATTACATGCAACGGGCATCACAATCACTATTACAATTGAAAGGAGCCATGGGCTACCGATTGGATAGCATTGCCGGCCGTTCGGTTATTGACAGCCGCCCGTTTCAAATTTTCGAAGGCTCTAATGACATTCTATATCAACAAATTAGTGAGTCGGTGTTGAAGATGATGCGAAAGCTGAAGAACAATAATCTTCATGATTTCCTGAGTGAATTCCACCTCACTTCACGCTCTTCGGAATATTTTAAAGAGCGGTTGAACTTCGAGCTTGATCCAAAAATGCCACAACGTAAGTTGGTAGAACTTGGCAGAGCATTAGGCCGCATTATTTCTATGGAATTTACACTCAACCTTGGAGATCAGGGATTTAATAATGAACTGATTCAAAATGCTATCAAAACGTTACAGGATGAAGTTAACACTATCATGCAAACGTATAAGTATGGTGGCAATGCTGATGTGGTAGAAGAGTATAAAATGGACAGTTCTTGGTTTAAACTTTCAATGGTGAATGCCTGA